The segment GTTGATGACGAACCCCCGTTAAGGGACATTGAATCCAAGCCCCATTATAGGCAATAATCGGTAATTGGGAGTCAATGGCTTGATGAAAGCGCAAGGCAGAATAGTACATCCGACCCGTTGCCAAAGCCACTTGAATCCCGTTAGCCTGGACTTGAGCGATCGCTTGTTTAACAGGTTCGCTCACGCTATTAGATTCTCCAGCGATCGTCCCATCAATATCGAGTACCAATAAACGAATATTCACGATTTTTTCCTAATATTTAATGGACTTAACTATAGCGCAAATTTTGTCTTGAATACAAGTCTTCAAAGATTATCTAATATCATCTCTTATTTTACACGCGATTATCGATTTATTGCCTTGAGGAAGCCTAAAATCACCATAGTTACTGCTTAATTTTACACTAAACCCTATTTGTTCTAGTTGCTTGACAAGATCTTCACTATTATAGACACGAATCTCATGAAGTTCTTCGTTACGTCGATAGGTTTCTCCAACTTTTCGCAGGGTAATAATACGACGAGTGAGTATTTTTTGTTCTTGATTTTTGCTTTTTTCAACTAATATGATCCAGTCTTTTTCTTCTCGAAATAATTGATTAGGTTGATCTGCTGTGAAGTAAGACATTTCTATCACATCAAAAATAAAAACCCCTCCTTTGACTAATCCCCTATAGATACGTTCAAATAATTGATATAATTGGCTATCATTATTGTTGGTATCAAATAAATAATTAAAACATTCTCCAACAGAAATAACAGCATGACAAAGGGGGATAGAAGCTTGAAAAAATGAATTAACTTGAAATTGAGCTTTGGGAACATTTTTTCGGGCTAAATTAATCATTGCTTCAGAAATATCGATCCCCAAAACTTGATAATTAGCGTTGACCAACCCTTGAGTTAATCGTCCACTACCGCAGCCTAATTCAACGATTAAGCCCTCATGAATCTGATTTTGGTGTAAAATTTCCAAAATACCAGAAACAGACTTCAGGGCATAATCTGAGAACCCCTGATGGTGAATATAAGCCAGATCTTCCCCATACCATTGAGTCATCAATTCATCCTTCACTATTCACTATTAAGAACTTCTTAGGGCAATTATCGGATCGAGTTTAGCTGCTTGTTTAGCCGGAAAAACCCCAAAAAACAGGCCAATTCCCCCAGAGACAGTAATTGCTGCGATAATAGAAACCGGGGAGATGCTAGTTACCAAAGAAGACACCGAACTAGCGATGATTGTACCACCAATGCCAACACTCACCCCGATCGCACCGCCTAGGGTAGCTAACAGGACAGCTTCGATGAGAAATTGCCCTAAAATATCGCTTTCTTGGGCTCCTAACGCCTTTCTGAGTCCAATTTCCTGAGTACGTTCGGTTACAGAAACTAACATAATATTCATCACCCCGATACCCCCGACTAACAGAGAAATACTAGCGATCGCAGCTAACATTCGCGTTAGTCCTGCATTGGTTTTTGAGGCACTTTCTAACAAAGCATTTTGGGAATAGATGTTAATGTCGTCCTCACTGGCTAAAGGATGACGTAAACGCATCAGGTTTTTCACCTGAAATTCGGCTGATGGCACAGTCTCTTGATCTTGGGCTAACATAGCAATCAGCGTTAGGGGGATACCATGGGGAGAGGTTTGTCCTCTAAGTTGATTTTCGGCAGTTGTTAGGGGGACAATGACTTTATTGTCTTGATTAGAATCAAATAACGCTCCTTTTGGGGCTAAGGTTCCAATCACTTCAAAAGTGAGGTTTTTGATGCGTATTTGTTGTCCGATAGGATCTTGTTTAGGAAACAACCGTTGAGCAATTTCTGCACCTAAAACGACGACTCGGTTAGTGCGTCTTAAATCGATTTTATTAATAAAACGGCCTTGCGCTAATTGGTAATTTCTGACAAGCAAATAGTCAGGACTAGCTCCTACAATACCATTCTTAAAGAGTTGATCGCGGTAAGTAATAAGATCGCTTAAATGAATTTCTGGAGAGACATCGCTGACGCTAGGGATCAGTTTAGCGATCGCTTCCGCATCATCGAGTAAGAGGGGTTTCATTTTAGAGGATAGGTCACGACGCACTCGTTCAGAGCCTAAACTGACAAACAGGACATTTGGACCTAGGGACTCAAATTGTTCAGCAGCTAACTTTTGGGTTCCTTGGCCGATAGCTACCATGGCGATCACCGAAGCATTCCCGATAGTAATTCCTAGCATGGTTAAGCTGCTACGGAGTTTATTGGCCATAAGGGCTGCTAGAGCCATTTTTAGGTGATCATGGATATCCATACACTCAAATAATAATCATTAACTCTCTTGACTTTAGCGCGTTAGTCCATTTTTGAGGCATACCAAAGAGCCCAGACGACAA is part of the Rippkaea orientalis PCC 8801 genome and harbors:
- a CDS encoding class I SAM-dependent methyltransferase: MTQWYGEDLAYIHHQGFSDYALKSVSGILEILHQNQIHEGLIVELGCGSGRLTQGLVNANYQVLGIDISEAMINLARKNVPKAQFQVNSFFQASIPLCHAVISVGECFNYLFDTNNNDSQLYQLFERIYRGLVKGGVFIFDVIEMSYFTADQPNQLFREEKDWIILVEKSKNQEQKILTRRIITLRKVGETYRRNEELHEIRVYNSEDLVKQLEQIGFSVKLSSNYGDFRLPQGNKSIIACKIRDDIR
- a CDS encoding ABC transporter permease, which gives rise to MDIHDHLKMALAALMANKLRSSLTMLGITIGNASVIAMVAIGQGTQKLAAEQFESLGPNVLFVSLGSERVRRDLSSKMKPLLLDDAEAIAKLIPSVSDVSPEIHLSDLITYRDQLFKNGIVGASPDYLLVRNYQLAQGRFINKIDLRRTNRVVVLGAEIAQRLFPKQDPIGQQIRIKNLTFEVIGTLAPKGALFDSNQDNKVIVPLTTAENQLRGQTSPHGIPLTLIAMLAQDQETVPSAEFQVKNLMRLRHPLASEDDINIYSQNALLESASKTNAGLTRMLAAIASISLLVGGIGVMNIMLVSVTERTQEIGLRKALGAQESDILGQFLIEAVLLATLGGAIGVSVGIGGTIIASSVSSLVTSISPVSIIAAITVSGGIGLFFGVFPAKQAAKLDPIIALRSS